A region of Chloroflexaceae bacterium DNA encodes the following proteins:
- a CDS encoding zinc-ribbon domain containing protein yields MSFADKTITCRDCGMDFVFTAGEQEFYASKGFVNEPVRCPACRQARKAALNNGALRDERPARSPISAGVARERVSYKTICANCGQETTVPFVPRGTKPVYCSSCFDAMRNSSGGARF; encoded by the coding sequence ATGAGCTTCGCGGACAAGACCATTACGTGTCGGGACTGTGGGATGGATTTTGTGTTCACGGCAGGCGAGCAGGAGTTTTACGCTTCAAAGGGGTTCGTCAACGAGCCGGTGCGCTGTCCTGCGTGCCGTCAGGCGCGCAAGGCTGCTCTAAACAACGGCGCCCTCCGGGATGAGCGTCCCGCCCGCAGCCCGATATCCGCTGGCGTCGCGCGCGAGCGGGTGAGCTACAAGACGATCTGCGCCAACTGCGGTCAGGAAACTACCGTGCCGTTTGTGCCAAGGGGCACTAAACCGGTGTACTGTAGTTCCTGTTTTGACGCCATGCGCAACA